gggcaggaaggagggcccAGGGCAGGAGCACAGCCAGACACCAGCCTAGGAGGCCAGCCCAGGAGACCAGCCCAGCTGGCGACACCCTCCCGcgccccaccctccccagcccccagccctcagAAACAGCTCTGAACTTTCCGATGGCATCTGTAATACTGCAGGCAGGACACAGGGCGGCATCTGGCCCCTGGTGTCCAAGGAGGGGAGGCACAGGTTTAGAAaagatgctttctctctcatacaAAAATAGACGGAAGTCTCCTAAGTAGTAGCTAAAAGTGGCTGTCTTtgtataaaactataaaagtcaGACAGGCTGGCCTTGGAGTCTTTCCAGGAGGGGACACTGAAGCCCCTTGGGCTGcaggctggagaggaggtgggcctCCTGAAGAGCCCATCGCGGGTGGGGGCTCCCCAGGAgatgtggggggctgggggcgtGGGATGAGACACTGGCCACCCCACCTTCCTCGGTGAGCTGAGGGCAGCAGTCTGCGGGGGCTCCCCTGAAAGCCGGCGTTGCTGGCTCAGATGAACGTATCttccttgtgtttatttttttaaataaatctctttccgCTCTGtagcttcccccacccccgcccagcccccccccactcccccgccgtcCAGAAGGGTCAGCCCAGCAAGGGGAGCTGGCCCAGCAGGCCGCGCAGAACCTCCGGCGCCCTGGCGTCAGGCTAGGGCCAGGCCTGCAGCTGCCGCTGGTCGTACTCGGCAATGAGCCTCTTGATGTGGGCCAGCTTGCTGTGCAGGTACTCGCAGCGGTGCTTTTCCTGGCTGTAGTTGGTGTTGGTCTGCAAGAGAGAGGCAGGCCTGAGCCACATCCCCCACCAGCCAGTGTCCCAGAGCGCAGCGGGGCCAAGTGTTGCCTCGTGTGCCAGCCTCCGGGCAGCCCTGagctcccacccccctgcctgcagCCAGCGCCCACCACACAAGGACGAGGACCCTTGCTCTACCTCAGGCCAGAGCCCTGGGCTGGTATCTCTCCCCAGGCCCCATCCTGGGAAACAGGGTCACTGCCAGGATGAAGGCTGCCACAGGCAAGACTGTCAGGAAGCCTCCTTCCTGGGCTGGGGGGCCTGGTGCACAGGGGCACACACGGGGCGAACAGGCGAACACGCAGCTAGCGGCCTTCAGAGCAAGAACTGAGAGAGCCCTGAGGGCACATTCCTGCtgcaggggggcggggagctTTAGTTCCTCCTATGACCTTGGGAGGAGCTGGAAAGAGCCTGGGTGCTGCACCCACCGAGGAGTGGGAGTGCTGGAGGGTGTTCTGCTGCCAGGGAAGGGATAAGCTGAGCTtccttggtgggggagggggaggcaggagctGCTCTGAGGACTGGAGACCCAGGCCTAGCCAAGGCCCTTCCCTAGTGTGGCTCATCTTGAGCCAGCTTCCTctgaccccaccccaccccccacaaggGGTGGAAACTTACCTTTTTGATTTTTCGATATTCCTGCAAAATCTGGCCCCGAGTAGtctggaggaaaaacaaaagagaaagggaacaatGCTCTTTGCCTGCAGGAGACCCCTACTGAGCTATCCATCCCCTCTTGTCTGATAACCTGTGACCTGCAGAGTCACCACCAGCCTTGAGACAGTAGGCTCAAGGTGGCCTGAGAGACGCTGACAGAGTAAAGACAGccaggctggggttgggggtggggcaggaggggaggatgagcagggcaggaggtgggggaggatgCCGGGCCAGGGGAGTGAGGGGCAGGGGCCCAGCCTCAGGGACAAACACAATGGCCTAtgcagtgggagggaggaggctaAGAGCAGGCTGGGCGGCCTCCTTCCCTCACACCCAGCTGGTCTGCCCACTGTTCAAGGCCAAGAGCAGAGCCCCACCACCACCTGGGGGTGCAGGGGGATATTGAGGAACATCCATGGGGCTACAGGAGAGAGAACAAGGCCCCAGGACTCCTCTGTCCCAGACCCTCAGAACCCTCACCACTCCTCCAACTATGAGCTGTTTCCTCTGGAAACCAAAGAGGTCCCCACGACCCCAACACCCCAATTAATCAGACTAACTGAAAGGTGGCACCAGGGGAGGCTGGTGACCAAGGGCGGTGCTGTCCCCGACTCCTCCCAGCAGGGAGCTCCCAACATGGGTCAGCTTGGGGAGCCCACGTGCCTttgagcagagggggaggggccacAGGGActctccagccccagccctgtgGCTCTGACAGCACGGATGGGCTCTGAGCTGCAGAGAGGACCCAACTCTACAGGTCCTGGCTGTTTCAGGGACTCTGAACAAGACTCCCCAGGTTGGGGGCCATCTCCTGCCTGTGGAGCTGGTCTCCAGTGTCCCCAACTGCACAGGTGGCAGAGCCGGGCCCCAGAGCCCGTGGACTCCCATGGCAGAGCCCTGGGGGACGGACCAAGCGCACCAGCAGCTAGGGAGAGCTGCCTGCCAGGCTGCCATAGGGAGAAACATGGGCTGAGCGCGGCGGCCCTCCTCACCTGGAAGAGGCAGTGGCCAGGCTCTGGGGCCACGGCTGGGGTTGGAAGTCTTGGCTTTGGCTGAACCCACGAGAAACCTGCCGCCCTGCCCAGGCGGGGTGCAGAGCGCAGGGACTAGCACGCCCCaccaggggtggggagcagggaaccgggggagggcagggggccgtGGCCAGGGTGCTACCTCATACTCCTCGGAGCCCTGGGACAGCTGCCGGAGCTGGGCGTCCAGCTGCGTGAAGCGCCGCGTGATCTGCTCGATGCGTGCGTGCAGGTCGCGGTACTCGCTGTACTCCGCGTTGAAGTCGTTCTTGTAGCTCTGGCGCTGCTCCGAGGAGGAAATGGTGGCGTATTTTCTGAGGAGACAGAAAAGAGGGGCCGGCAGGGCTCAGGGGGCTGTGGGGGGAGAGGCTGGAGTGCCCCTGGCTACGTGGCCAGCCCCACCGGGCGCCAACATCGGGCAACCTCCAGGCTGTGTGGCCCAGGAAgacccccgcccccccggggggggggccagCTGCAGtgcagggcagagggcagggtggggagagggcgcTAAGCCAGCGAGGGAAGCGCTCACAGCAAGTAGTCCGGCGTCTCTGAGGTCGATGTGGGGACACTTGAGCTGCTGCAGGTCCCGTTCAAACCTACAAAGAAAGATCAAAAAGTCTGTTGTCTGAAGGACACGGAGGGGCAGCAGAAGGGGAGTCGGGTGGGCAGAGGCACGGAGAGGGCCGATCAGGGGCCACCTAGGGGGCCTCATGGGACCTGGCAGCACCACAGCCAAGCATAGCATGTGTCCCCGAACCAGTCATGGgatgtgcagagagcccgacggtgCCATGTGCAGGTTTTTCAGCAAGGAGCTGCAAGCAAGTACAAGTTCATTGGAGGGCCAGAGCCTGAGCTAGCCAGCAACCCCGCTGTCTCTGCGAACTGCGTGGAAAAGGCCATTACTCTGGAGATAAGCAACCCGCCTGCCCACCTCTGGCCCAgcaggacagagacagagggctGCATGGGAGAGCCCCGGCTCTGGCCTGCACCCCAGGCCGCCCATGAGGTAGGACTGCAGGACATGGGACTGTCCATGCTGCTTGGGGGCACAGCTGACCAGAACTACAATGTAGCCTCCTTCCCAAGGGCTTCCTTCCAATGGCCTTTCTTCCCAGCGTAGAAGAAATTCTGTCACTGTGCCACATGTCGTCAGTACACAGCGTGTGTCCCTAGAGAGGGCAGTGCCCCCCCCCCGAATCCCGTGCCCCGGGACCCCCACTAATGGAGGGAGTGCATGTTTCCCACCTCTCGGGGCTGTAGCCCAATGAACACACAACACACGTGAGAGCTTAGGCCATACTTCTGCCATACATGCTTTGTGTGAGTTATGCCTTCCAGAGTGTTCTGCCATTTGTGGGCCCAGTCAACACAGCCTCATTTAGCCCTTCTGAAATCTTTACCAGGTGAGAGAACAAACGGAAAAACCAAGGCTCAGGGTCAGATTCTCCAGGCACTTAAGACACCTTCGAGCTCTAGCCTGAGGCAAACCTCAGGGCTCAGCCCCCACCAAACCCTCTGAGCTGGTTCCCATGGCAGGGCAGGGGCCTAAAGGGAATCCTCCCCGCAGCTGCCTCCTGCCCCTTCTACCAGCTTCTCCTGTGCCTCCCCGGGGCTGGGTCCCACtgggagaaggctccccacccagcacacCAGCCTGCCCAGGAAGGCATGCGGAGGAAGCAGGAAGGGGCCACGGACCCAGCAAGAGCAGGAAACAGACACGAGGATGGACAGAGGACCCAGAGCTGGACCGGTAGCACAGGGGGACAGGTAGCCCTGAGGGGCACAAGCTGGGGCTACAGGTCCAGGTTGGCACCCGCCCAGGGGTGGCTAAGGAGAGTCATCTGCCAGACAGGTGCTGGCTGCGGCGTCTGCCTGGGGCAGAGGTGAGTGTGGCACGGGGCCCACACCCCACAGAAGAGTGGGTTCAACCGATGCCATCCCTCCCACATGAGACACAAATGCAAGGAAGCTTCCTCACATGCTGCCCTGGAACCTTCTCCGGTGCATCGGAGGCAGGGGCACGGTGCACAAAGAACAATGCCACTGTTAAAGGGAGGTGGGTGGTTCCAGCCTGTGTGGCTGCCCCGCCGGCAGAGCGCACTGTCCCAGAAGGAGTCCCGGAACAGGGCAGTAGGCCTCTGTGCTCGGCCATTCCTGTTACATTTGAGGCGCCTGGGAGACGCAGATTCAGATGGACAAAGCATTGCTTTTAGTACCTTGTTGTCCTTATCTCTTCCTTGGGCCCCCTACTCCCTGGTGTGCTTGATAACAAATCTCACTTTCCCACCATAACCTGGGGACAAGCTGCCCAGGCCCATGTGCCCTGGACAGGATCTGAAGCCAGCTGAGTGCCACgtgtcctcctccttccccggGCCCTGCCAGAGGAACATGGGGCTTTGCTTTCACCATTTACGACAGGACATGCTGCCCGGCTGGGCCCGTTCAGGGTTTGTCTCTCCAGACAGGACCACCTCAGGGGAGCCAGGCCTTGCCTCCCCGCCCGGATGCTGCCAACACCTGCCCTCCagccagagggaggggctggcaaAGGCTTTTCTGGAGAGCAGGTGAACAACTCATTAAAAAGCCttcaggagaggggcgcctgggtggctcagtgggttaaagcccctgccttcggctcgggtcatgatcccagggtcttgggatcaagccctgcatcaggctctctgctcagcagggagcctgctccccccgccccccgcctgcctctctgcctgcttgtcatctccttcaaataaataaataaaatctttaaaaaaaaaaaaggagaaagcagcTCTGCCCTTGCCCCAGGAATGCCTCACGGGTGGATCCTTTGGGGGGAATTGATCTGAAAGCAGCAGCAAGTTTCACAGCCGGGAGTGTCCGCAGGCGCACCTCTGTGGCCACCCCATGGCCTGTTAGGTTAACAGCCACATGGGGTATTCCGCTCAGTAGCCCCGGGCTACGAACTCAAGGTAACCCAGGCTCTGAGAGTGAAGATCCCTACTCCCACCCCAAGTCCGGCCTGTCCATACACCTCCACAGTATCTCTGGGCCCCACAAAGGTTCTCTGGCTCAGCACACAGCTCCAGCTGGCCCCACACCCCTCTCATCCTGCTGCTGTGATCCCAGATCTCTCGACTTCCCACTCTGTGACCTCCTTCTGACTCCTACTGCCTGCTGTTCTATGGACAGCTTCCCAAACCCAGTCTCCACGTGCTGAATGCTCGCCAGTTAGCAGGCTACATGAGGCCTGTGGAAGTCCAGGTGCTGCCCCTCTCCAGCCAGGCCCTGTACCCCACTGCCTTCCTTgaaccccagccccaccctgctCCCTTTCAGTGCCTGGGACCTCCCAGCAACCAGAGCTGAGCCCGGAACTAGTTCCTCTCTGGGTGGACTGTCCCCTCTCACGGGTCCCAGGTCGGAGGCTCTGTGCTCCCAGCACTGGCCTGACTCACAGCAGGGCTGAGACCACTGGGACCTTCACAGACAACCTTGTATAAGAACACAgggtgcaggggcacctgggtggctcagtgggttaaagcctctgccttcggctcgggtcatgatcccagggtcctgggatcgagccccacatcgggctctctgctccgcggggagcctgcttcctcctctctctctgcctgcctctctgcctagttgtgatttctctctgtcaaataaataaaatatttaaaaaaaaaaacacagggtgcaggggcgcccgggtggctcagatggttaagcgtctgcctttagctcaggtcatgatctccagtttTGCAGATCacgccccacatcaggctcccagctcaatggggaatctgcttctccctttctctctgcctctctctttagtgcattaaaaaaaaaaaaatcttaaaaaaaaaaaaagaacactgggcacaggggcacctgggtggctcagttggttaagtgtctgccttcggctcaggttatgctgttggggtcctggggtcgagccccacattgggctccctgctcagcagggagtctgcttctctaacccccccaaccccgctcatgctctctttctcactcactttttttttcaaataaataaataaaatcctaaaaacaaaaaaaccaaacacagggCACAAAGAAGCTGAATGTGCAGGGTGTGCCACTATGGGGCTCGTGCGGTGGTAGAGTCCCTCTCTGGGCAATGGTGTGGGTGGGCTGGAGCTCAGGCTCCTGGCACTGTCCTCCTACagcatcccccaccccaggcctgcctCCTGGTACATACCCGGGGCATCTGGTGGGGCTCCTAGGGGGCTGGGCATGTGGTCTGGCAACCGGGCCCGGTGTCTATCCTCAGCTGCTCTCTCCTTGTCTTTGTGCTTCTTGGACTTCTTCTTGGATTTGCTGCGTGATGAGCCACCATGGGGCCTGCTGGGCTGGGCACAGTCCGTCAGCAGGGGCAAGCTGAGGCACGTAGTCGGGGCCGGCGCGGCCACTTCCCCGTGCTCACAGTCGCGGCCACTGTGACCCAGGTCATTGCTGACGTCAGCTAGAGGGTCATGGGCCCTCGGGGGCTCCAACCGTGGGGGCAGGTGGGCGTCTGAGCCAGCTAGTGGGCCTGGAGTGGGCAGCAGGGCCTCACGGCCGTGGGGTGCACTCAGCTTCCCATTGATGGCAGGCTGAGCTCTCTGGGTAAAATGTGATATCCTGGTTTTCTTGCTGACCAGGGAGTCGGTGAAATCAGGAGGCTGTGATCGTTTCTGCAATGGGAgggaaacaaatttaaaagggAGACTGTGTCTGGAGCCACTGATGTCTCCTGAGGAGTAGCTGGGGAGCAACAGGCCCTGAGCTCAGGAGGCCCTAGGAAACCTGGGGCCTAACTGCAAGGCCCACTCTGGCCACAAGGGGGCACACCCAGAAAAGAACGAGCCTCTTGCTAACCTAGGCTCGGCCCACCCTGAGGACAGAGCCAAGGAAGGGCAGCATCCATGGAAGCAGCCAGTTGAGCAGTCAAGAAGAGCCATCTCCACAGACTGCTCTGAAACTTGGCAGTGTTCGGCGTCATCCCTGGATGATGGGGATGGTGAAAGGACCAAGTCTGAAGGACACACAGCAGCTCCGCAGACTGggactccccccacctccccaccagaCCCGGGGCTACTTGCATCCCCAAGGGACACCCTGTGACATGGTGCAGGGCACAGCCTTACTCCACAAGTGAGAACGCTGAGGCATGTGAGACGAGGCCAGACCATGGATCGCCCAGACCCTGTGACATGGCTAGAGAGAGCAAGGTAGCAGGCCCACCATCGGGGGGGAACAGGGTAAGGAGGCTGTCAGCCCTCTACTTTGGCCCAGAGCCAGGGCAGGCACAGACCTGACCTCTCCACAAGGAGGATTCAGGGCCTTGGACATGCGCTGGGAGCTTCCAGGCcaaaggagagaaggggggaaataaGGGACTTAGGGTGAGGGACTCACAAGCCAGAGCGCACAGGTGGGGACACCTGAGCACCCATCCTGACTACCGACTGAACCAACAGTGGTCACCGCTCACAGGGCCCTGCGCCTGCAGCCGGACTGCTCGATTCTACGGAACCTTCATGACAGCCCTGGGAGGCCAGTGCACCTGCCGTGCCTGCTGTACACAGAGCACAGGGCTCAGGGCAATCCGGGAGCCTGCCCTCCCTTGGCCACAACACCCACGACCATTCAAGGGAACTGCACTGAGGGCCCGGGCCCAGTCTGGGGAAGGCCAGGCAGTTGTTCATTCACCGAAGAAAACACCTGCCTCTGAAGCAAGGGCCTCATGGGCTGCCCTAACACAGCTCAGGCCTGGCCCATGGGCCCCTCGCCCACCCTTCTCCCTCGCCGCCACCGCGCCTTGTCCCAGCCTGGCCCACTGCTCCTACCTGAGGGGGTGAGGCCGAGTTTCCATGTTCCCTGGGAGGACTGGCGGCAGCAGGGTCTCCGGGCAGGCCAACGGCACTCTGTGGCTGACACAGCTTCCTACGGAGGAGAGGCAGGGTAGTCGTACGGCCCGACAACCTGCCTTCCCGCTGATGCCACACTGTGTCCCCTACACCAGTGATTCAGGGTGGGCCCGCTGTCCCGATGAACCAGAGCAGGGCCGAGTACATGGGGTACCTCAGGGCATGGAGGGCAGAGAGCAGCCCGAACACATCCCCCGGCCAGGCTCACCCACAGCCCGGAGGATGGCCCACCTGGAGTCCTGTGTGCCCAGAGAAGGCTCAGGGGGCCACCCGCTCATCCAGACACCCTTACTGTGGAGACCAGAGACCCGAGGAAAACTGACTGGATATTCAAGCTCTGTACTATGTCCCTGCAGGAGCTGAGCACACTTGAGCACTGGCCCCTCCTTTTAAAAGCAATCATTCATCCTAATAATGCTTACTGCAGAAACCTTAGAAGATGCTGCAGGGGGCTGAGATGCCCTAGCCTGACAGGAAGGACTTCCGGATTCAGGTCACACCTTCCCGGGAGCCAACATGACAGTATATCCTCAAGGATGACAGGGGCAGTCACCAGCCTACCAGTACTGAGCACAACAGTGCAGTCAGGGATGAGAAGAGAGACACCGCGACACTCAACGGGCAGATGGAGGCCCCAGTAGGGACCCTGGCTTGAGGCCGCTCTCTGATCCCCTCTCATATTCTGAGGCTGCGAGTCTCACGGGAGCCCAACAGCCAGCCGGGTGCAGTGCGTGGGACCACAGGCCCTCCATGCCCAGCTGGGGTCTGGGGTTACGGGGATCCTATCTGCACTGCTGAGCAGTGACGAGCCGAGTAGACCTCCTTGACCGACGGCCACATGACAGGCCTCTGCTGCTGTCCCCAGATATAAGGACAGCCCCAGGGCAAGCGCCTGCAGCGTGCAAGCACTGGCTGCTCATCTGCTGTCCAGCCACACAGAAGCAAGCGCAGCCCTTTCCATCTGCTCTCCTTCCAGCCCCCACTGAAAATGCacggaggaggaagggaaaagagagcaGCACGATCTAACACTGAAAGCAGACGCGGTGACTATCTTACAGGATCCAAGGAAATGGGGCCCGAGGCCAtagcacacaccccccccccccccccggcccagGGCTCAGAGACCTCACAGAAGGGGCTCCTGCAGGGCTGTCCCCGCTCTGCTCTGGGGCTGTGGGGAAGGAACCCACAGTGTGTCCCAGGAGGCCAGACTGCTCCCGCCACACCTGGACCACGGGATGGACAGAGGTGTGGCCTCAGGAGACTGAGGAAACAGAGGGGCCCACGGGGAGCTGCGGAGAAACCTCGGCAGCCCTCCTGAGGGGATGGAGCCACTCAGAAAAGCCTTGAAGGGCTGCACTGAGGCCTCTAAGTAACAAATGTCAGAGTCCAAAAGAGATAAGAGAAAGCATctgaaagcaaagagagagtctctAAGCAGATGAAAACTTTAAATCCACAATAGAAACACCAGCCTCA
The sequence above is a segment of the Meles meles chromosome 20, mMelMel3.1 paternal haplotype, whole genome shotgun sequence genome. Coding sequences within it:
- the ELL gene encoding RNA polymerase II elongation factor ELL, with translation MAALKEARSYGLSCGRVSDGSKVSVFHVKLTDSALRAFESYRASQESVSLRPSIRFQGSQGHISIPQPDCPTEARTFSFYLSNIGRDSPQGSFDCIQQYVSSHGDVHLDCLGSIQDKITVCATDDSYQKARQSMAQAEEETRSRGAIVIKAGGRYLGKKVQFRKPAPGATDAVPSRKRATPINLASAIKKSNVGGISGGSGVSQRPFRDRVLHLLALRPYRKAELLLRLQKDGLAQADKDALDGLLQQVANVNAKDGTCTLKDCVYKDVQKDWPGYSEGDQQLLKRMLVRKLCQPQSAVGLPGDPAAASPPREHGNSASPPQKRSQPPDFTDSLVSKKTRISHFTQRAQPAINGKLSAPHGREALLPTPGPLAGSDAHLPPRLEPPRAHDPLADVSNDLGHSGRDCEHGEVAAPAPTTCLSLPLLTDCAQPSRPHGGSSRSKSKKKSKKHKDKERAAEDRHRARLPDHMPSPLGAPPDAPGLNGTCSSSSVPTSTSETPDYLLKYATISSSEQRQSYKNDFNAEYSEYRDLHARIEQITRRFTQLDAQLRQLSQGSEEYETTRGQILQEYRKIKKTNTNYSQEKHRCEYLHSKLAHIKRLIAEYDQRQLQAWP